One Chanodichthys erythropterus isolate Z2021 chromosome 10, ASM2448905v1, whole genome shotgun sequence DNA segment encodes these proteins:
- the LOC137029490 gene encoding trace amine-associated receptor 13c-like: protein MKGQKGRQNKLLTGGDSLMAYETEDHETQYCFPAINSSCIKGKRSRYEYNIMYVFFSLLSAWTVFVNLLVIISISHFKKLHTPTNLIILSLAVADLLVGLIVMPADAIKLIDTCWFFGDTLCDLFLIIMALLLSTAICNLVLIAVDRYVAVCHPLLYPQKITTTRTLISICLCWFFSFAYNTAYLINGRNFESSQRTDTCYGKCYLITGFSWIVVDLFFSFLFPLTVIITLYLRIFFVVHQQVKVINSLMKGGKCVMESSVRRKSESKAALTLGIIVTAYLLCYIPYYILSLTSSTIISSATMNFLLWTIYVNSSLNPVVYALFYPWFKISVKHILTLKIVKPASSLSDIFTYYS, encoded by the coding sequence ATGAAAGGACAGAAAGGAAGGCAGAACAAACTCCTAACAGGAGGAGACTCACTCATGGCCTATGAGACAGAGGATCATGAGACTCAATACTGCTTTCCTGCCATCAACTCATCATGTATCAAGGGAAAACGCTCCAGATATGAATACAATATCATGTATGTGTTCTTTTCATTGCTGTCAGCATGGACTGTGTTTGTGAACCTGCTGGTGATCATCTCCATCTCTCACTTCAAGAAGCTTCACACTCCAACCAACCTGATTATTCTCTCTCTGGCTGTGGCTGACCTGCTTGTTGGACTTATTGTGATGCCTGCGGATGCCATTAAGTTGATTGACACATGTTGGTTCTTTGGAGACACTTTGTGTGACCTGTTTTTGATTATCATGGCTCTGCTCCTCTCAACAGCTATTtgtaatttagttttaattgcTGTTGATCGTTATGTGGCTGTGTGTCACCCTTTACTGTACCCACAGAAAATAACCACAACTAGAACCTTAATAAGCATCTGTCTCTGCTGGTTTTTCTCCTTTGCCTACAATACTGCCTATCTGATTAATGGCAGAAATTTTGAAAGTTCACAAAGAACAGACACATGCTATGGAAAGTGCTATTTAATAACAGGTTTTTCATGGATAGTTGTTGacctgttcttttctttcttgtttCCTTTGACTGTgatcataactttatatttaaggATATTTTTTGTTGTACATCAGCAAGTGAAAGTTATAAACTCTCTGATGAAGGGTGGTAAATGTGTAATGGAGAGCTCAGTGAGGAGGAAATCTGAGAGTAAAGCTGCTCTGACATTAGGAATCATTGTGACAGCTTATCTGCTATGCTATATTCCATACTATATCTTGTCTTTAACAAGTAGTACAATAATCTCTTCTGCTACAATGAACTTTCTACTATGGACTATATATGTTAACTCAAGCCTGAATCCTGTTGTCTATGCTTTATTTTACCCTTGGTTTAAAATATCAGTTAAACACATCTTAACTCTTAAAATAGTGAAGCCAGCATCCTCTCTCTcagacatatttacatattattcATGA